A single genomic interval of Geotrypetes seraphini chromosome 1, aGeoSer1.1, whole genome shotgun sequence harbors:
- the MCIDAS gene encoding multicilin isoform X1 produces the protein MQNRRKAFDQLCPNRVLDLASRQIKKQVNPERKRVTRRIFGDNSPVTVYIDQSPDTVDSALSTIDWQDLADCTSVLQQDSSSNAGAQQNHCLSTAPDFSLQDFRDAVDNLISDPSSLMQPTLGAVDFNVPSCDVSAFESCMVNSVHPEGTSLLHVDLQTTAFTEQYWRDLADHNQKALGDALVENNQLHMTLTEKQEEIASLKERNVQLKELANQAKHLASVLDELMSHHPKEDDKVPAEFLITKSPTKRSIEELYANDHDDKQVDEILREITEKCYAALRTVDPTDNKRSKLHEENSGTPDCSGGKGSAINMYGAFHGLQTCTGQSSVNLNNSGLEEDLGFRTSIKDHCTIRTLAFPQGNAFTIRTSNGGYKFRWVPSRE, from the exons ATGCAGAACAGAAGAAAAGCATTCGATCAGCTGTGTCCAAACAGGGTCCTGGATCTAGCCAGTAGACAAATTAAAAAGCAAGTGAATCCCGAGAGAAAG cGTGTGACACGGAGGATATTTGGCGATAATAGTCCAGTAACAGTTTATATTGATCAGTCTCCTGATACAGTAGATTCAG CACTTTCTACTATTGATTGGCAAGATCTAGCCGACTGTACCTCAGTCCTTCAGCAAGACTCCAGCAGTAATGCCGGCGCCCAGCAG AATCATTGCCTGTCAACTGCCCCCGATTTCAGTCTTCAAGACTTCAGAGATGCTGTTGACAACTTGATATCGG ATCCGTCTTCTCTGATGCAGCCTACTCTGGGAGCGGTGGATTTCAATGTACCTTCCTGCGATGTGTCCGCTTTTGAGTCTTGCATGGTTAACTCCGTTCATCCGGAAGGAACGAGTCTGCTGCACGTGGATCTGCAGACTACGGCTTTCACCGAGCAATACTGGAGGGATCTGGCAGATCACAACCAGAAAGCATTGGGGGATGCACTGGTGGAAAATAACCAG CTGCACATGACACTAACggagaaacaagaagaaataGCCTCATTGAAAGAGAGAAATGTCCAGCTGAAGGAACTTGCTAACCAAGCAAAACATCTTGCCTCTGTACTTGAT GAACTGATGAGCCACCACCCAAAAGAAGATGATAAAGTCCCTGCCGAATTTCTTATTACGAAAAGTCCAACCAAAAGAAGCATAGAAGAACTTTATGCCAACGACCATGATGACAAGCAGGTAGATGAAATCTTGAGGGAGATTACAGAGAAATGCTACGCAGCTCTGCGGACAGTTGATCCCACGGATAATAAACGCTCAAAACTGCACGAGGAGAATTCAGGCACCCCTGATTGTAGTGGGGGAAAGGGCTCAGCCATTAACATGTACGGAGCTTTTCATGGATTGCAGACTTGCACCGGGCAGAGTTCGGTGAACCTGAATAACAGTGGCTTGGAGGAAGACTTGGGCTTCAGGACATCCATCAAAGACCACTGCACAATTCGGACTTTAGCTTTCCCGCAGGGCAATGCATTCACTATCAGGACAAGCAACGGGGGCTACAAGTTTCGATGGGTTCCCAGTCGAGAATGA
- the MCIDAS gene encoding multicilin isoform X2, whose protein sequence is MAVQACHVQFPFYRFDLQNHCLSTAPDFSLQDFRDAVDNLISDPSSLMQPTLGAVDFNVPSCDVSAFESCMVNSVHPEGTSLLHVDLQTTAFTEQYWRDLADHNQKALGDALVENNQLHMTLTEKQEEIASLKERNVQLKELANQAKHLASVLDELMSHHPKEDDKVPAEFLITKSPTKRSIEELYANDHDDKQVDEILREITEKCYAALRTVDPTDNKRSKLHEENSGTPDCSGGKGSAINMYGAFHGLQTCTGQSSVNLNNSGLEEDLGFRTSIKDHCTIRTLAFPQGNAFTIRTSNGGYKFRWVPSRE, encoded by the exons ATGGCAGTTCAAGCTTGTCACGTTCAATTTCCATTTTACAGATTTGATTTACag AATCATTGCCTGTCAACTGCCCCCGATTTCAGTCTTCAAGACTTCAGAGATGCTGTTGACAACTTGATATCGG ATCCGTCTTCTCTGATGCAGCCTACTCTGGGAGCGGTGGATTTCAATGTACCTTCCTGCGATGTGTCCGCTTTTGAGTCTTGCATGGTTAACTCCGTTCATCCGGAAGGAACGAGTCTGCTGCACGTGGATCTGCAGACTACGGCTTTCACCGAGCAATACTGGAGGGATCTGGCAGATCACAACCAGAAAGCATTGGGGGATGCACTGGTGGAAAATAACCAG CTGCACATGACACTAACggagaaacaagaagaaataGCCTCATTGAAAGAGAGAAATGTCCAGCTGAAGGAACTTGCTAACCAAGCAAAACATCTTGCCTCTGTACTTGAT GAACTGATGAGCCACCACCCAAAAGAAGATGATAAAGTCCCTGCCGAATTTCTTATTACGAAAAGTCCAACCAAAAGAAGCATAGAAGAACTTTATGCCAACGACCATGATGACAAGCAGGTAGATGAAATCTTGAGGGAGATTACAGAGAAATGCTACGCAGCTCTGCGGACAGTTGATCCCACGGATAATAAACGCTCAAAACTGCACGAGGAGAATTCAGGCACCCCTGATTGTAGTGGGGGAAAGGGCTCAGCCATTAACATGTACGGAGCTTTTCATGGATTGCAGACTTGCACCGGGCAGAGTTCGGTGAACCTGAATAACAGTGGCTTGGAGGAAGACTTGGGCTTCAGGACATCCATCAAAGACCACTGCACAATTCGGACTTTAGCTTTCCCGCAGGGCAATGCATTCACTATCAGGACAAGCAACGGGGGCTACAAGTTTCGATGGGTTCCCAGTCGAGAATGA